The genomic stretch AACCAAAACTTTCCTGGATTTAACGATGGTGGTGGTTGGAACGGATTTACCACACTTGCAGAGTTCTACGATCTTTTCGAAGGACCTTCGGATACAAATTATCCAAATGACGGTCAAGAAGAAAGAAGAGGTGTTGTACATGATCCAAGCACAGCAAACGCCGAAAACCTTGGTATTGGTCTAGGGTTCCTAATTAACCAACAGTATGAGCAAGATGGGACACCTTTGAATGCAAGGGATAATGTTGGTGGCGTACCATTGGTTTTTACAAGAGAAGCGGAGAAAGCTGAGTATACTTCTCCTGGAGATGATGCAGTATTGGAAACTGCTGGAATAAGAATGTTGAAATATCATCCCAACGAAGAAGGGGGAGATAGAAGACAGCATGTTGTAAAATATCGTTTTGCCGACGCATACTTGATGAAAGCAGAAGCGATGCTAAGAATGGGCAACAATCCTTTAGCAATGATCAATGCTTTAAGGGAAACAAGAGGTGCAACTCCTCTTGCTTCTGTTACCGAGGCTGATTTATTGGCCGAAAGAGGACGTGAATTGTACCAAGAATCTGTAAGAAGGCAAGATTTGATAAGATTTGGACAATATCTAAGAGCTTGGAATCTAAAGGAGGCGGGTGATGAAACCAAATTAATATTTCCAATTCCTAGAGCTGATGTTTTAGCTAACCCAAATCTAGTTCAAAATCCAGGTTACCAATAGAATAAAGTTTAAGCTGTTTACTATAAATGCCGTCCTTAACCAGGGCGGCATTGCTTTTTGCAATCAATAATAAAAAACAGCAAACAAACGATTAATGAAATATTAATGGTGGGCAATAATTTTGAGATAAGCACCCAACTTGGTAGATTGGATGCTTCGCACGGATTTTTATTGCAAAATGACGAAAAAGGTAATGTGAGTTTGAAGCAAAACCTGGTAATTTCCGGTGCAGCCAGAAAAATTGAAAAAATAATCATTAATGGGAAAGAGGAATTCATCATAACGATGAACAATGGTGCTCCCGTTTTTTTGGTCAAAAACAGAACGATAAATGAAACTGAAAAATATAACCGTAGGCCTCCTTTTAATGGGCTTGGTCGCTTGTAACAACAAAGAAGCCGCCCCATCGGAAGAAGAAGTGAAACCCGAGACACTTTTCACCCTTTTGAAACCGGAAGAAACAGGCATTACCTTCATCAACAAAGTTGAAAACAGGAAAAACTTCAACATCTTCAAATACCGAAATTTCTATAATGGTGGCGGTGTTGCCATTGGCGATATAAATAACGATGGTCTACAGGATATTTACCTCACCGGCAACATGGAACCCAACAGGCTTTACCTGAACAAAGGTGACATGAAGTTTGAGGACATCTCCGAAAGCGCTGGTGTTCTGGGCAACAAACCCTGGTCAACCGGAGTGGTGATGGTAGATATCAACCACGATGGACTTATGGACATTTATGTCTGCAATGCAGGGAACATGGAAGGCAACAACCATGATAACGACCTTTATATAAACAATGGAGATTTAACCTTTACCGAAAAGGCCGAAGAATATAACCTGGCCAAGACCGGTTTTACCACCCATGCCTCCTTCTTTGATTACGACAAGGATGGAGATCTCGACGCTTACATCCTTAACAACAGTAACATTCCCGTTAGTAGTTTGGGCTATGCCGAACAGCGTGAAGTCCGGGCACAGGATTGGGAAGGAGTACCGCATATTTTCAGGGGTGTTGGGGATATGCTCCTAAGAAACGACAACGGCAAATTTGTGGATGTTAGCGAAGAGGCTGGAATCTATGGCAGCCTTATCGGTTTTGGTCTTGGGGTGCTCGTCACGGACTTTAACGGCGACCTCTATCCGGACATCTACGTATCCAACGATTTTTACGAGAGGGATTACCTGTACATCAACCAAAAAGATGGCACTTTTAGCGAAGAAATCAACGAATGGACATCGCACTTGAGCCTTTCCGCCATGGGAATCGATATTGCGGATATTAACAACGATGGGCACAACGACATCTTTATTACCGATATGCTTCCCGAAGAAGAGTCGAGGGTAAAATCTGTAATGGAATTTGAAGGCTACAACGTTTTCAACCTAAAACAGAACAAGGATTTTGGACAACAGTACATACAGAACACCTTACAGCTCAACAATGGGAACGGAAGCTTTTCCGAAGTGGCCTATTATAGCGGCATAGATGCCACAGATTGGAGCTGGGCAGGACTTATGTTCGATATGGACAACGATGGCCTAAAGGACATATTCATCACCAACGGCATCAACCACGATTTAACGGATTTGGACTTCGTGGATTTCTTTGCCAACGAGATTGTTCAAAAAATGGCGCTCACGGGCAAAAAGGAATCCATTGACTCCATCATCAGTAAAATGCCCATAAAGCCACAACCCAACTACGCCTACAAGAACAATGGCGATATCTCCTTTAAAAATGCCAACAAGGAATGGGGCTTTGAACTTCCATCCCGTTCCAATGGCGCTGCCTATGCGGACTTGGACAACGATGGCGACTTGGATTTGGTGATCAATAATGTAAACACACCGGCCTTTATCTATAAAAACAACACGGATTCCCAATTGGACAACAACTTTATCCAACTAAAGTTCAAGGGGCCAGAAAACAATCCCTTTGCCGTGGGCACCTTGGCCAAAATCTATTTTGATGGCAACATCATCAACCAAGAATTGATTCCATCTAGAGGATTTCAATCCTCCATACAATACGATATGACCATTGGACTCGGCAAAACCAAGCAATTGGATTCCATCCGAATCGTTTGGCCGGACGAACGCACGGAAAAATTGGAAAATGTGCAAGCCAATCAGGTACTTGCCTTGGACCACGCCAATGCGACCGGAGTGTATACCGTTCCCAAAAAAGAACTCAAAAAATCATACCTGAAAGAATTGGACAACAACACAATAGTCCAGCATAAGGAAGACAATTACAACGACTTTGACTACGAAGGCTTGATTTCCAATAAACTCTCACAAGAGGGGCCCTCCCTTGCCGTTGCCGATGTTAACGGAGATGGCCATGAAGATTTTTTTGTGGGCGGGGCAAAAGATCAAGCAGGGTCAGTTTACCTCCATCGCGGCGCTGGTAATGTTATACCAAAAAAATCCACTGTATTTGAAGAAGACAAACAATACGAAGATGTGGCAGCAACTTTTTTTGATGCTGACGGCGATGGCGATATGGACCTGGTCGTAGGCTCGGGCGGAAACGACGTGTCCATGCAACGCAACTATAGGGCCCGATTGTACCTAAATGATGGCAACGGAAACTTTTCGAGATCAGAAAATGAGCTGCCATCAACATTTAAGAACATTTCTACCATTTCAGCATTGGATTTTGATGATGATGGAGACGTAGACCTTTTTATCGGCTCCCGAAGCGTGGTAGGAGTTTACGGTGTATCGCCAGACCACCTCTTTTTGGAGAACAACGGGGACGGAACCTTTAACAATGTTACCGAACGTTTGGCCTACGACCTAAAAGATGCCGGAATGGTCACCGATTCCAAATGGGAGGATATGGACGGGGATGGTAAAAAAGACCTGATTGTAACATCGGAATGGGATACGCCAAAAATCTACAAGAATACCGGAAGAAGATTATCCAAGATGACCAGTTCACTGGACAGTCTTTACGGTTGGTGGAACACGGTGGAAACCGCAGATTTGGATGGGGATGGCGACCAAGACCTGATTTTGGGCAATCAAGGCCTCAACCTCCATTACAAACCAACGGAATATGCCCCAATGCGGATGTACATCAATGATTACGACAATAACGGGACCATTGAGCAGATCGTGACCATGCAAGAAAATGGCGGGGACTACCCGATCCATCAAAAAAGGGAGCTTACCGAGCAACTTCCGCTACTTAAAAAGCAAAACTTAAAGGCATCCGATTACGCCCACCGCACCATTCACCAATTGTTTCCCAAAGAAGTGATGGATAAATCCATTGTGAAAAAAGTGGAAACCTCGGCATCCGTAATTGCGATCAACGAAGGTGGCGGCAGGTATACCATTAAAAATTTACCGCCAAGAGTACAACTTTCCTGTGTTTGCGACATTACGTGTACCGATGTAAACAACGATGGCAACCTGGACCTTATCATGGCCGGTAACAACTATGAGTTTAAACCACAGTTTTCACGTTTGGATGCAAGCCAAGGAAACTTGTTGCTGGGAGACGGCAAAATGGGGTTTACTTGGCAAGATTATGAGACCAGCGGTTTCAAAGTCAGGGATGAAGTAAAATATTTGAAACAGTTCAAGGATAAAAACGGTAAAATTTATGTTATTGCCGCCGTTAACAACAACAAACCAAAGATTTTTGCCCTAAATGAATAGGTTTCCCTTCATATTGTTTCTTGCCGTTCTGGCCATTTCCTGCGACGAGGGAGGCAGTCTTTTTGAAAATCCCGACCCAAAAAAAACGGGGCTGGATTTCACCAATGCCCTAACCCCCACCAAAGACTTGAGCATTTTGGACTACCTGTATTTTTATAATGGAGGTGGTGTATCCATTGGTGATATCAACAATGACGGTTTGCCCGACATTTTTTTTACCGGGAACCAGGTCAAAAACAAACTCTACCTCAATAAAGGGAACCTCAAGTTTGAAGACATATCAAGTTCTGCGGGAATCGAAGGGAGCAGTGATTGGAACACTGGGGTTACCATGGCCGATGTAAACGGGGATGGATTCTTGGACATTTATGTTTGTGCCGTGGTCGGTATCAACGGGTTCAATGGTTTTAATGAACTGTACATCAATAACGGCGACAACACCTTTACCGAAAGTGCCGCCAAATATGGATTGGATTTTGATTCCTACAGTTCCAATGCGGCCTTTTTTGATTACGATCTGGACGGCGATCTGGATATGTATCTGCTCAACCATGCCGTACACACCCAAAACTCTTTTGGCCGTTTTGATCTACGGTACGAACGACAATATGAAACTGGTGACAAATTGTTGCGTAACGACAATGGCAAATTTACCGATGTCAGTGAAGAAGCCGGCATTTATGGTGGCATAAACGGCTATGGGCTAGGTTTGGCCGTAGCGGATTTTAATCAAGATGGGTATCCGGATATTTATGTGGGCAACGATTTCCATGAAGATGATTATTACTACCTAAACAATGGAAATGGCACATTCACCGAAAGCTTGAAAAAATATTTTGGACACACTTCCCGCTTTTCCATGGGCAACGATGTGGCCGACATCAACAACGATGGTAGGCCCGATTTTCTGTCGTTGGACATGCTCCCAGAAGATGAAGTGGCACTAAAATCTTCCGAAGGAGATGACAACATCCAGACCCAAAAGATGCGGATAGACCGTTTTGGTTACCATTATCAGTTTACGCGCAATATGCTTTATGTAAACCAACCTGATGGCAACTTTATGGAAACCGCTTTAATGAGCGGCATTGCAGCGACCGACTGGAGCTGGAGCGCGCTTTTTGGCGACTACGACCTTGATGGTCAACAGGACGTGTTTATTTCCAACGGCATCCCAAAAAGGCCCAACGATCTTGATTTTATCAAATTTGTATCCAACGACCAGATCAAGAGCAAGATTGACAACACTAAACTGGTAGATCAACAAGCTTTGGCCCTAATGCCGTCAGGAAGCGTTCACAACTATGTTTTTAAAGGTGGAAAGGACCTCCACTTTCAGGATATGTCCGACAAATGGATCACCAAGGATACCCTGGTTTCCGGGGCAACCGCCATGGGCGACCTCGATGGTGACGGTGATCTGGATTTGGTGACGAACAATATTGACCAGCCGGCCACTTTGTACATCAATAAAACAAACGGCGAGGGCAGCTATCTAAAATTAAAGTTCAACTATGCCCAGAACAATAAGTTCGGAATTGGAACCAAGGTATATACCTATGCCAACGGAGGGCTTCAATTCAAGGAACTGTTCCCGACAAGAGGGTTTCAGGCCTCCTCCGAACCCATGGTCCACTTTGGATATAAAAATGTCTCCAAAGTTGATTCCATCAAAATCATTTGGCCGAACAAGTCCTATCAGGTTTTACAAAATGTTCCAGTGAATCAAACACTGACCATTGAGCCCAAAAACACGAAACCTTTTGATTACAATTCGCTTCATAAAAGGAAAAAACCGTTGTTCAGTCCCGTCGAAGACAATTTAGGGTTGGTCTTTAAACATATTGAGGACAACTACACGGACTTTAACCGTGAAAAACTGATTCCGTATCAAATATCGGATAGAGGGCCTGCATTCGCCATGGGCGATTTAAACAATGATGGCAAAGAAGATATTTTTATAGGAGGGTCAAAATATGAACCATCGCAAATATTCGTACAACAGGACTCCTTTTTTGTAAACCAAAACATGGAAAGCCTTCAAAAAGATTCCATCCAGGAAAATATTTCGGCCAGCATCGCCGACTATAACAATGACGGAAAAAACGACTTGATCGTTAGCTCCGGTGGCGGTGACTTTTTTGGAAAGTCGGAACCCTTGCTGGATGCCTATTACGTAAAAAATGATACCGTGTTCCAAAGCGTGGGATTACCGGAGTCCTATCAAAATTCATCCGTTGTGGCGCCTTTTGATTTTGATGGTGATGGTGATTTGGACGTTTTTATCGGCGGACACACAATAACTGCTCAGTTCGGGGCTCCTGCCAATTCCCATTTACTGGAAAACGACAAAGGGGTCTTCAAAACAAAGAAAGATTTTGAAAAATTTTCCAAGGGAATGGTAACCGATGCCATTTGGAGCGATTTTGATGGTGATGGCACTACCGACCTTATTTTGGTCGGGGAATGGATGTCTCCCAAGTTCTTAAAATATGAAAACGGTACTTTTACCGAAGTGGAGCATGTAAATATTCCCGGGCTTTGGCAAGCCATTGAAGCCTTTGACGTAGACGGGGACGGAGACACGGATTATCTTCTTGGAAATTGGGGCACCAATTCAAGGTTCAAGGCCTCCGAAGAGCATCCCATGAAATTATACTTTAACGATTTTGACGATAATGGTCAGACCGAAACGGTCACCGCCATGGAAAAAGATGGAAAGTACTATCCCTTGGAAACTTTGGACGGCCTGGCATCACAACTGGTGTACTTAAAAAAGAAATACACCACCTACAAATCCTTTGCCGGCGACACCATGGAGGAAATATTTGGTGAGAAAGCCCTGGACGCGTCCACCCAATTACAGGTAAACACATTAAAATCCGGTTATTTAAGGAATGATGGCGGCAACTTTGTTTTTGTCCCGTTCAAAAACGAGCTTCAAGTATCTCCTATCCTTTCGTTTGTTGTAGACGATTTTGATGGTGACGGCGACAAAGAAGTTCTGTTAGCGGGCAATTACTTTGGTGTGAAGCCATATCACGGCAGAATGGATTCATTTCCAGGAGCACTGATACAAAGTAACGGCAGCGTTGTTTTGGGCAACCAATTGGGATTGGATTTTACCAAAAAATCCATCCGACATCTAAGCACAATCACACTCAACAATAAAAAATATTTGTTGGCTGTATTCAATAACGATAAAGCACAAGTCTATAAAATCAATGATTAATCTCTTAAGGCCATGAAGAAAATTTTAAGTTTGATCGTAGCAGTAGTATTGGTTTTGGCATCATGCCAAAAAAAAGAGGAACCTGTTGAAGTATCTCCCGAGGAGTTCCATGCCTCTGTGGACAAAGTGATCGAAATAATGATCCATGATATATTCTCGCCCCCTGTTGCCAGTAGAATATTTGCCTACTCCAACATTGCGGCATACGAAATTATAGCCAAGAAAAGTGACGACTACAACTCCTTGGCCGGGCAGGTAACCGATTTAAAAAGTATCCCTGATCCTAAGAACAAGGAGAACATCAACTACGAAATGGCCGCCTTGATCGCCCATATGGACATTAGCAAGAGACTTATTTTTTCTGAAGAAAGAATGGAAAACTTCAGGGATAGTCTATATACCACATGGAAGGAAAAGAACGAAACCGTTTTTAATGCCAGCAAGGAATACGGGCTGGAAGTCGCCAACTTTGTTGGGGATTGGATGAACAAGGACAACTACAAAGAGACGCGAACAATGCCCAAGTTTTCCGTGGATTCCGATGACCCATCCCGCTGGCAGCCCACTCCCCCAGCTTACATGAACGGTATTGAACCACATTGGATGAAGATACGTCCATTTGCCATTGATTCCGCACAGCAGTTCAAGCCCGTTCCGCCTCCAGAATTTTCCATGGAAAAAGACTCCAAGTTTTACCAAGAAGTAATGGAGGTTTACGAGGTTAGAAAAAGTATGGTCGGCAAAGGTGATAAATCCGACGAGATTGCCATTGCACAGTTTTGGGACTGCAACCCTTATGTTTCCGTTACCCGAGGGCACTTAATGTTTGCCACTAAAAAGATTACTCCCGGGGCCCACTGGATCGGCATCACTAAAATTGCCGCAAGAAAAACCAATGCGGATTTTGCAAAAACGGTATATGCTTATACCAAGACTTCCATTGCCATTGCGGATGGCTTTATCAGCTGTTGGGACGAAAAATACAGAAGTAACCTAATTCGTCCGGAAACAGTGATCAACGAATACATTGATGACAGCTGGGAGCCCGTATTGCAAACCCCTCCCTTTCCCGAATACACGAGCGGGCATAGCGTGGTATCAGGAGCAGCAGCAATAGCTTTAACGGACATATTCGGCGACAACTTTACCTTTGATGATGATACCGAAGTGCCCTACGGTCTGCCCGTACGCTCCTTTACGTCCTTTAACCAGGCGTCAGACGAAGCTGCATTGAGCCGTATGTACGGAGGAATCCATTATCGTGCAGCCATAGAGGTTGGAATCAAACAAGGTAGGGACCTAGGAAAATTTATAGTCGATAAATTGGATATGACAAAAGGCTAATCCGTATTTTTGGTCCTTAGTTATGAAGAAGATTATCTCTATGATCCTTGCCCTTGTGGTAGGAGTGATTTTGTGGTATCTGTTGCTCAAGCCATCCGACTATATCATTCGCTTTAAGGCACATACCTTTCCCGGTGCAATCAACCAAAGTTTAAAGCATTGGTCTAGGAATTTGACCAATTCGGAAAAAATTAGTCAAGAAGAAGATTTATTCCATCTTTCCCAAGAGATTAAGTTTGGAGATTCTACAAACATTTATAATTGGGAAATTGAATCGATTACAGATTCAACATCTCATGTAAAAGTGAAAATTAGGGACAAAGAGCACAGTTTGATGAATAAAATACTAGTACCATTTTACGATACCGACTTTGAAAAAAGAAGCAGAGCAACCGTGCTGGATTTTATGCAAGAATTAAAAAAACACAAAGAGAGTTTCAAAGTTCGAATTGTTGGTGAAGAAGAGATTTCTACAAAGTACATTGCATATTTGCCCATAAAGACGACCCAACTGCAAAAAGCGGATGAAATGATGAGAAATTTTAGTTACTTGATGGGTACGCTAATTGAAAGTGGAGTTGAGTTCGATGGATTTCCTATTATTGAAATCACTAAATGGAATCGAGATACTGACAGTATTTATTTTAACTTTGGACGTCCGATTATCCGTTCCGAAAAACTTCCAATTGGTACAGACATACAATACAAAAGAATATTCAGAAAAAAAGCTTTGAAGGCTGAATACAACGGAAATTATATTACCTCGGACCGTGCCTGGTATGCTTTGTTAGACTATGCGCAAAAGAACAATATTGAGGTGGAGAATACTCCTTATGAAATATTTCACGACAATCCTCAAAATGAAGGAAATCAAATCAAATGGAAAGCGGAAATATTTCTACCACTTAAAGAACCTTATGATTAAGACGCTCTCCTTATTTTTTCTAATTGTATTACAAGCTTGTGCTCAAAACGTGCAGGTGACCGCTATGCGAGAATTGGGCAAATTGCCTTCCAGCCTTAAGGAAGTTTCCGGAATGGAAGTAGCGGCCGATGGAAATTTATGGGTAATCGAGGACAGTGGCAATAAGGACAAAATCTATAAAATTGACAAGGAAGGAAAAGAAAGGGAGTCCTTGAAAATTGACCATGCCAAGAACAGGGATTGGGAAGATTTGACCTCCGATATGCACGGAAACCTTTACATTGGTGATTTTGGCAACAACAAAAATGCTCGAGAAGATCTGGTCATCTACAAAGTGAACCAAGAGGAATTTGACAAAAAGGAACCTAATGCTAAAAAAATCGAGTTCAAATATCCCCAACAAAACGATTTTCCCCCGAAAAAAGATAGCCTGTATTTTGATACCGAAGGATTTTTTCACCTAAACGATCATCTCTACATTTTTACAAAAAACCGGACAAGGCCCTATACCGGAAAAACCTTGATTTATCGTATACCGGACAAGGAAGGGGAATATGAAGCTGAGTTTTTGGGATCCTTGTTCCTATGTGGCGACAAAGACCATTGTTCGGTGACCAGTGCCGATATTTCCCCTGATGGGAAAACGGTAGCCCTCTTGAGCTATGGTTTTGTTTTTCTTTTGACAGATTTTACCGTCCCGGATTATACCAAGTCATCCATCAAAATCATGGACTTGAACACTGATACGCAAGTTGAATCAGTCTGTTTTGAAAACAATAGCACACTTTTGATCGCGGATGAAGGGAACAAACACGGTGGGCAAAGGCTTTACCGACTAAAATTGGATTAAAATCCAAATCCAACACCAAAGGCAAACCGGAGCCCGTCAGAACTATTAAAAAGTCCCAAATTAGCGGAGAGCACATCGGCGCCGTTCAAAAACAACCCTCCTCCATAAGAGTTGTGCCATTTGTCCGAGTCTTCGCCCGGAAACCACACCCGACCATAATCAAACCCTCCATAAATTCCCGGGGTCACCGGTAAAATGCCCGTTTTGGTTCGTCTAAAGCTGTACCTTAAATCGGTGTTTTGATAATAAGCGGTTTTTCCAGTAAATCGTTGAAAACGGAACCCGCGCAACCCATTGTTTCCCCCTATACTGGCCGCCTGATAAAACTCGTACCCATCTCCAATAATAAATTGGCCCTTGAACTTTGTGGCCAGAACCAACCGACCATCGGCCGTAACCTTATGATCCACGGAAAACGAAGGAATGACATAGCCGAAAGACTTGGAATCATCCAAATTGGTCTTGAAACCTCCTTCCAGACCAAAGGCCATTCCCAAAGTTGGAAATGCCTCGTTATCGGTATTGGAATAGGTGTATTCCCCATCCACCCCGAAGAAACTCAGGTGGTTTTCTTTACCATTTTCCAGATAAAATTCATTAATAAACCTATCCTCTGTTTCCT from Flagellimonas oceani encodes the following:
- a CDS encoding VCBS repeat-containing protein, with translation MKLKNITVGLLLMGLVACNNKEAAPSEEEVKPETLFTLLKPEETGITFINKVENRKNFNIFKYRNFYNGGGVAIGDINNDGLQDIYLTGNMEPNRLYLNKGDMKFEDISESAGVLGNKPWSTGVVMVDINHDGLMDIYVCNAGNMEGNNHDNDLYINNGDLTFTEKAEEYNLAKTGFTTHASFFDYDKDGDLDAYILNNSNIPVSSLGYAEQREVRAQDWEGVPHIFRGVGDMLLRNDNGKFVDVSEEAGIYGSLIGFGLGVLVTDFNGDLYPDIYVSNDFYERDYLYINQKDGTFSEEINEWTSHLSLSAMGIDIADINNDGHNDIFITDMLPEEESRVKSVMEFEGYNVFNLKQNKDFGQQYIQNTLQLNNGNGSFSEVAYYSGIDATDWSWAGLMFDMDNDGLKDIFITNGINHDLTDLDFVDFFANEIVQKMALTGKKESIDSIISKMPIKPQPNYAYKNNGDISFKNANKEWGFELPSRSNGAAYADLDNDGDLDLVINNVNTPAFIYKNNTDSQLDNNFIQLKFKGPENNPFAVGTLAKIYFDGNIINQELIPSRGFQSSIQYDMTIGLGKTKQLDSIRIVWPDERTEKLENVQANQVLALDHANATGVYTVPKKELKKSYLKELDNNTIVQHKEDNYNDFDYEGLISNKLSQEGPSLAVADVNGDGHEDFFVGGAKDQAGSVYLHRGAGNVIPKKSTVFEEDKQYEDVAATFFDADGDGDMDLVVGSGGNDVSMQRNYRARLYLNDGNGNFSRSENELPSTFKNISTISALDFDDDGDVDLFIGSRSVVGVYGVSPDHLFLENNGDGTFNNVTERLAYDLKDAGMVTDSKWEDMDGDGKKDLIVTSEWDTPKIYKNTGRRLSKMTSSLDSLYGWWNTVETADLDGDGDQDLILGNQGLNLHYKPTEYAPMRMYINDYDNNGTIEQIVTMQENGGDYPIHQKRELTEQLPLLKKQNLKASDYAHRTIHQLFPKEVMDKSIVKKVETSASVIAINEGGGRYTIKNLPPRVQLSCVCDITCTDVNNDGNLDLIMAGNNYEFKPQFSRLDASQGNLLLGDGKMGFTWQDYETSGFKVRDEVKYLKQFKDKNGKIYVIAAVNNNKPKIFALNE
- a CDS encoding VCBS repeat-containing protein, producing MNRFPFILFLAVLAISCDEGGSLFENPDPKKTGLDFTNALTPTKDLSILDYLYFYNGGGVSIGDINNDGLPDIFFTGNQVKNKLYLNKGNLKFEDISSSAGIEGSSDWNTGVTMADVNGDGFLDIYVCAVVGINGFNGFNELYINNGDNTFTESAAKYGLDFDSYSSNAAFFDYDLDGDLDMYLLNHAVHTQNSFGRFDLRYERQYETGDKLLRNDNGKFTDVSEEAGIYGGINGYGLGLAVADFNQDGYPDIYVGNDFHEDDYYYLNNGNGTFTESLKKYFGHTSRFSMGNDVADINNDGRPDFLSLDMLPEDEVALKSSEGDDNIQTQKMRIDRFGYHYQFTRNMLYVNQPDGNFMETALMSGIAATDWSWSALFGDYDLDGQQDVFISNGIPKRPNDLDFIKFVSNDQIKSKIDNTKLVDQQALALMPSGSVHNYVFKGGKDLHFQDMSDKWITKDTLVSGATAMGDLDGDGDLDLVTNNIDQPATLYINKTNGEGSYLKLKFNYAQNNKFGIGTKVYTYANGGLQFKELFPTRGFQASSEPMVHFGYKNVSKVDSIKIIWPNKSYQVLQNVPVNQTLTIEPKNTKPFDYNSLHKRKKPLFSPVEDNLGLVFKHIEDNYTDFNREKLIPYQISDRGPAFAMGDLNNDGKEDIFIGGSKYEPSQIFVQQDSFFVNQNMESLQKDSIQENISASIADYNNDGKNDLIVSSGGGDFFGKSEPLLDAYYVKNDTVFQSVGLPESYQNSSVVAPFDFDGDGDLDVFIGGHTITAQFGAPANSHLLENDKGVFKTKKDFEKFSKGMVTDAIWSDFDGDGTTDLILVGEWMSPKFLKYENGTFTEVEHVNIPGLWQAIEAFDVDGDGDTDYLLGNWGTNSRFKASEEHPMKLYFNDFDDNGQTETVTAMEKDGKYYPLETLDGLASQLVYLKKKYTTYKSFAGDTMEEIFGEKALDASTQLQVNTLKSGYLRNDGGNFVFVPFKNELQVSPILSFVVDDFDGDGDKEVLLAGNYFGVKPYHGRMDSFPGALIQSNGSVVLGNQLGLDFTKKSIRHLSTITLNNKKYLLAVFNNDKAQVYKIND
- a CDS encoding vanadium-dependent haloperoxidase, which translates into the protein MKKILSLIVAVVLVLASCQKKEEPVEVSPEEFHASVDKVIEIMIHDIFSPPVASRIFAYSNIAAYEIIAKKSDDYNSLAGQVTDLKSIPDPKNKENINYEMAALIAHMDISKRLIFSEERMENFRDSLYTTWKEKNETVFNASKEYGLEVANFVGDWMNKDNYKETRTMPKFSVDSDDPSRWQPTPPAYMNGIEPHWMKIRPFAIDSAQQFKPVPPPEFSMEKDSKFYQEVMEVYEVRKSMVGKGDKSDEIAIAQFWDCNPYVSVTRGHLMFATKKITPGAHWIGITKIAARKTNADFAKTVYAYTKTSIAIADGFISCWDEKYRSNLIRPETVINEYIDDSWEPVLQTPPFPEYTSGHSVVSGAAAIALTDIFGDNFTFDDDTEVPYGLPVRSFTSFNQASDEAALSRMYGGIHYRAAIEVGIKQGRDLGKFIVDKLDMTKG
- a CDS encoding AraC family transcriptional regulator, producing MKKIISMILALVVGVILWYLLLKPSDYIIRFKAHTFPGAINQSLKHWSRNLTNSEKISQEEDLFHLSQEIKFGDSTNIYNWEIESITDSTSHVKVKIRDKEHSLMNKILVPFYDTDFEKRSRATVLDFMQELKKHKESFKVRIVGEEEISTKYIAYLPIKTTQLQKADEMMRNFSYLMGTLIESGVEFDGFPIIEITKWNRDTDSIYFNFGRPIIRSEKLPIGTDIQYKRIFRKKALKAEYNGNYITSDRAWYALLDYAQKNNIEVENTPYEIFHDNPQNEGNQIKWKAEIFLPLKEPYD